The following is a genomic window from Micropterus dolomieu isolate WLL.071019.BEF.003 ecotype Adirondacks linkage group LG04, ASM2129224v1, whole genome shotgun sequence.
GCTGAACTGCAGAACCCATGCGTCGCTCTCTGCAGAGCTCTGCTTCCCCGTTAACGAGTAACACTCTTTGGAGAGGAGGTTAAAACCCTCGGCTTTGACTTCTGCTACCCGGTTAGGCCCGGGCCAGGGGATGTGGGGCATGGGCCACTGAGCTGCGCTTCTAGGCCAAATCCCGGTGCACTTGAACGCAGGGGTGATCTGCACCACGTACCTCTCCCTGATCCGTAGTTTGACCTCGCTGGTGTCCGCTACCATCTTTACCACGTCGCGGTAGCTGCATTTATCCACGGCCTGTGCCACCAGAGTCTGAAACCTGGAGCGGATCTTTCTGGCTGATAGGTAGCCTGAGGCGGTGATGAACTCGACCCACAGCGACATGCTCCTTTTACGGCCATCACTCAGCTTCAGAACCGCGCAGCCGGGCAAGGAGCCGTCATCTACAAAGTTGAACACCCCCATTTGGTTGAGGTAAAGCACCACCTCAAACTCATTGGGAGAGATGACCTCCATCCCCTCATAGCGCGCATCTATCTCACTGAGGGAGCTGATAAACCGGGGCTCCTGCACTTCCACTTCCTTCAGGACATCCGACACCACTTTACAAACCTCCCTTATTGTCTTCGCAATGGCCGCTTTGCGAGCTTGGCATCTCTCGTTGTAATATTTGTTAAGCTGGTAAACCAGCTTTGCCTGCGTCGCAATCATGTTTGGGCAGAGGTCCGGGCTGTACACCGGAGAGTCGCAGTAGGTTGACGGATCCAATGCTTACCGGTAAAGCCAGAGGCAAATGCTTCCCCGTGCAGGAAAAGTGTGtaatcaaagtttttttttttgcttttgcagCGGATGGACGTcagtgtgaggaggaggaaacgGATAGGGATGCAACGTAATAGCCTGCTAAATGTCAGTCCAAGTCATGAGCACTTCCAGCATGGCTAGGTAGATGCATATTCAGGTTGCGGGTCACCATCCGTGTCCTGGGCTGCGGACTCTAAAGGCTAAAGCATAGTCTGTGACCGCTCATCTCCTCTTGCTGTTGATCTCTCCTCCGTGCCCCCGCTCACTTTTCGTCCACACTCAGCTGTGAGCTGGACTTGTGTAGTTTATGAATGGTTCCTTTAGCAAGAGTGAAAGGGGTCGGGCTTCTCTTCCTGCAATCATGTGCGGAGCTGTCAGTGcaggcagccaatcagagcagaaGAGCTCCAGTCCGCCTCAGCAGCATCTGGGCGCACGGAGCTGTCCGTTGCTCCCAAATCGACATAGGAAAACACAAACCTTTAGGTTTATACGGGCAAATGCCAGTGTATACTCTGTAAGCcagcagtaaaacattttttttttcaagaaaagTTGAAAAGTGTTGCTCTTTGCGCTAATTTTCGCCCAGTGCTTTCAGAGTATTAGGCGTGTAGTTTGAGTGACAGCCTTTAACTTTAGACCTGCTTCTATTCTGCAGAATagtttctctccttctctccgtggtttaaatgaatgtttttttttttgttgcgtTTTTCCTAATCCTCGAAAGGCTCTGATTGCAGCGTTTTTGCTCTCATTGACAGCAAGTATGATTTATTCTTATCCTTTGGCTTATGCAGCATGTCCTAGTTTTATCATAAAAAGTCTGGCGGGCTGTGCTGACTTGAGATCTTGAAAACTTATACATCTGTGTTACGGATTTAAATGGGATTTCCCCCATTTTCGAAATAGACATCTAACTCCAGGTATGGTTGGTCACATTTGTAAATtacaactaaataaataaaacaatatttgtcAGTCTTTTTACTTTATTGATTTAGGATTATTCAGactattatgtgtttttttttatcacaatcATATGTGAAATTGTATCTTTTATAAACGATAAATAATTAACGCCTTTGTATAATGTTTATCATTCTGTTAAAGCACGTTTAAACTAGTAAATGTGTGAGTGCACCTGCAGCTTAGACTCAGAGAAGCCTAAACTATAAACTGTAAAGATCTGACTGTTGTCACTAACGTTCACCTGATAACCTTAATCTGttgatttaaattttattgaacattttgtgttatttacacagtcgATATTTTGGATTGAGTCAAATATCTGAAACAAGACGCGTGTTTGAGGCTTCCctcgcacacacatacactagcGTTAATTTGCCCGCGGGTTTATCGCCGTGAACCTTGTCCATGCTGAATAATTTAACTGGGGGTCCTTCTCCGCGGTCGTAATTGAAGTCCCCTCGTCACCCACACTTCAAGTTGGAGGACTAACGAAGCCGTTACTTTCTCCCACAGACAAGCGGCTGCGATGTGAGACATATTGtaaacacacatgtaaacatgctggaaaaaacaaaaggcatatgaaatatttttgatGCAGCCTGTTACCTTTTGCAGTGGTGTAATGCGGGTCCACTATCCCAGTTAACCAGGTCGCGGTCATCATGTTGGTGTATGGCATAGCCTACAATTACATGGAGTTAATTGGACAAGTTTCACCTTTTTCAAGGCTTATGTAATTCAGTTAAATATCACAGGACGACAACTGACTGAGTCCAAACATTtctgtaattgctgcaaattaATTAGCCCTACAGTAACGATCAGAGACCTCAGTCCGTCTTCCCGGGCAACTTGAATGGCTTCCTTGAAATGTTGATCAGAAACAAAAAGGCCGACTTTGTTGTCGACTGCGCATCTACATTATGGAAAGTCACGGTATATTTTCTCTGCATCACGCATTAAGCTTTATATGCCTGTTGCCAAACTTTATATCAATGTCCATAAAAAGCAATTAttgttgtgcaaataaaatgtaaaaaaaaaaatatgcgTGAACTTCATGTCACTTgttagaaaaataatttaacaaaatgacTCAATGTTTTCCAGAAACCAGTTTACTGATATGAAGTAGCCAAATATGCAAGGGATTCTGAAATAAGCCACAAACCTTTCAGAAAAGGCAAAGATTAAGGAACCCCCCCTTCATAGTTACCACATCTTCTGGACTTCATCATGTAGCCTTTTTGCAAGTGCTGATGAGGCTTTAGGGAGTGTAAGGGAACTTATGACTAAATatgtagaatttattatttagttCAGCATGAAAGACCTGCTGAATATTTTAGCTCATGTCAATGTAACAAATATACCATCATAATGCAGTGCACATTAATTTAGATTTACATGTATTTTATATAGGACAAAGGCAGTAAGGTGTCACACAAACtatattatactgtattgtatacaatattttaattacacagtTCCTGGATGAATATTCAGTTTTCATCAGTTTTGACTCAGCAGTGCTTGTCTTCCCACCTAGAATAGTTAAATTAACTTTGGTCTCCGTGGAGAGGTCTCACCTGTCCACAACAAGGAAAAACATTCAAGGGGA
Proteins encoded in this region:
- the mab21l2 gene encoding protein mab-21-like 2, with the translated sequence MIATQAKLVYQLNKYYNERCQARKAAIAKTIREVCKVVSDVLKEVEVQEPRFISSLSEIDARYEGMEVISPNEFEVVLYLNQMGVFNFVDDGSLPGCAVLKLSDGRKRSMSLWVEFITASGYLSARKIRSRFQTLVAQAVDKCSYRDVVKMVADTSEVKLRIRERYVVQITPAFKCTGIWPRSAAQWPMPHIPWPGPNRVAEVKAEGFNLLSKECYSLTGKQSSAESDAWVLQFSEAENRLLMAGCRKKCLSVLKTLRDRHLELPGQPLNNYHMKTLLLYECEKHPRETDWDESCLGDRLNGILLQLISCLQCRRCPHYFLPNLDLFQGKPHSALEAAAKQTWRLAREILTNAKSLDKL